Part of the Georgenia sp. TF02-10 genome, CGGCGGCGTGAGCAGGACCAGGGTGAGGGAGACCACGGCGCCGAGCACGACCCCGGTGAAGATGAACCGACCGAGACGGGGGGCGTGGCGCACGGTCGCCGGGTCTACGACGTCGAGGATGCGGTGCGTGGTCGGCTCCGCCGGTTCGCCCGGGTACGCAGCCTCGCCCGGCGCGTCCGGCTGGCCCGGCGCTTCACCTTGGCCAGGCGTACCAGCCCGGCCCGGTGCGCCCGCCCGGCTCGGCGCGCCCGTCTGGCTCTCCGCGCTTGGCACCACCGTCGGCGCCGCGGCCGCCTGCCCGGCGGCTGACCGGTCCACCGCGGATGCGGGCGCCGGGGGCTCGGCCGGGGCCGGGTCGCCGTCGGGCCGCTCGAGATCGCTCACCCGATCAACCTAACCGGGTCAGCAGCGGCAGGACGCCGTCGAGGTCGGCCCGGGCGCCGGAGGCGACCACCCGGCCGGCGGCGACGGCGTCAGCCCACGCCAGCCGCCCGGTGGCCAGGGCGAGCCAGGTCTGCGGGTCCGTCTCCACCACGTTGGGCGGCGTGCCGCGGGTGTGCCGGGGGCCGGGCAGCGCCTGGACGGCCCCGGCGGGCGGGACGCGGACCTCCACGGCGTTGCCGGGCGAGCTGGTGGCGAGCTCCTCGAGGGTGAACCGCACCGCGGTGCGGACGACGGTCGCGGGTGCCTCGTCCCCCTGGTCGTGGGCGGCGGCCCAGCTCTTCAGCGCGGCCATCCCGGCGGCGGGGTCGATGCGTCGGCGTGGCACGCAGGCCACGGTAGCCCGCGCGTCGTTACCGCTTCGGCTCCACCTGCCCCCCGGTTCCGACCTTTGGCGGAGCTGGGCCGGCCCGCCGTCCGACAAAGGGAGGCAGCAGATTCTCGACCTGGGCCCGAGGCGGCAGCGGGGCGGCTCGATCAGGCTTTCAGGTGGCGGCAGACGGCTGCCACGCCGGCAGCCACCAACCGGTCGTCACGAGCACGGGAGAACTCATGCATGCCCTCGAGGCAATCAACCTCACCAAGTCCTACGGCGGCGTCCGCGCCGTCGACGATGTCAGCTTCACCGTCGGACCCGGCCGGATCGTGGCGTTCCTCGGGCCCAACGGCGCCGGCAAGACGAGCACGCTGCAGCTGATGCTCGGCCTGGCGGAACCAGACAGCGGCAGCGCGCGGATCTTCGACCAGCGCTACGCCGACCTGGACCGGCCGAGCAGCGTCGTCGGCGCCCTGCTGGATTCCGGCGGGCTGCACCCGGGCCGGAGCGGCCGCAACCACCTGCGCGTCCTCGCCGCCGCGGCGAAGCTGCCGCCCGCCCGCGTCGAGCAGGTGCTGGCCCTGGTCGGGATGGAGCAGGCGGCGCACCGTCCGGTCAAGACCTACTCGCTCGGCATGAAGCAGCGGATCGGCCTGGCGGCGGCGCTGCTCGGCGACCCCAGGATCCTGATCCTGGACGAGCCCGCGAACGGGCTCGACCCGGCCGGGATGCGCTGGCTACGAGAGCTGCTCCGCCGGTTCGCCGACGACGGCGGCACGGTCCTCCTCGCCAGCCACGTGCTGGCCGAGGTCGCCGACGTCGCCCACGACGTGGTGGTGATCGGCAGCGGCAAGGTCCTGGCCGCCGCACCCCTCGCCGACTTCGCCGCCGGCCGCCGGCTCGAAGACACCTACCTGGAGCTCACCGCGACGCACGGAGGCATGCGCTGATGATCACCGCCGAGATTCTCAAGATCCGTACCACCAGCGCCGGCAAGATCCTCGCCGTCGTGGCGCTGGCGACGATGACGTTCACGCTGCTCGTCGGGCT contains:
- a CDS encoding ATP-binding cassette domain-containing protein; the protein is MHALEAINLTKSYGGVRAVDDVSFTVGPGRIVAFLGPNGAGKTSTLQLMLGLAEPDSGSARIFDQRYADLDRPSSVVGALLDSGGLHPGRSGRNHLRVLAAAAKLPPARVEQVLALVGMEQAAHRPVKTYSLGMKQRIGLAAALLGDPRILILDEPANGLDPAGMRWLRELLRRFADDGGTVLLASHVLAEVADVAHDVVVIGSGKVLAAAPLADFAAGRRLEDTYLELTATHGGMR
- a CDS encoding sterol carrier family protein: MAALKSWAAAHDQGDEAPATVVRTAVRFTLEELATSSPGNAVEVRVPPAGAVQALPGPRHTRGTPPNVVETDPQTWLALATGRLAWADAVAAGRVVASGARADLDGVLPLLTRLG